One Setaria italica strain Yugu1 chromosome I, Setaria_italica_v2.0, whole genome shotgun sequence DNA window includes the following coding sequences:
- the LOC101765043 gene encoding uncharacterized protein LOC101765043: MGYVLSAVARVLEQPTAWGAVWEMALLAGPLWAAALIGLLLGWAWRPRWAAGLVATADGSAAAPAPAQAPFATLDFWKAQLPARLRAPLGYAGTAVQQREEDKAAAQGSSEMANEELAVGKEDLVNLWRLVEGRDGGPAWIKMMEKSLPTMTYQAWRRDAQTGPPQYQSSTIFENATPEEVRDFFGDDEFRMSNKWDDMLIYHKTLEECQTTGTMKVHWVRKFPFFCSDREYIIGRRIWKLGGAYYCVTKGIPCSSIPRRNKPRRVDLYYSSWCIRAVESKRGNGGLTACEILLFHHEDMGIPYEIAKLGIRQGMWGCVKKIEPGLRAYQEARAAGEPASKSALMARINTKVGDNFVRSLESNSQESEIVEAEEKPARNNVARFLVLGGAVALACTLDQGLLTKALIFGVARKFVGQRKTL, from the exons ATGGGGTACGTGCTGTCGGCGGTGGCGAGGGTGCTGGAGCAGCCCACGGCGTGGGGGGCGGTCTGGGAGATGGCGCTCCTCGCGGGGCCCCTCTGGGCGGCGGCCCTCATCGGCCTTCTGCTCGGCTGGGCCTGGCGCCCGCGCTGGGCCGCCGGTCtcgtcgccaccgccgacggCAGTGCCGctgcaccggcgccggcgcaagCGCCCTTCGCCACGCTCGACTTCTGGAAGGCCCAGCTCCCCGCCCGTCTCCGGGCGCCGCTCGGCTACGCTGGGACCGCCGTGcagcagcgggaggaggacaAGGCCGCCGCGCAAGG GTCGTCGGAGATGGCGAACGAGGAGCTAGCTGTGGGGAAGGAAGACCTGGTGAACCTTTGGAGGCTGGTGGAAGGCAGGGACGGCGGCCCGGCCTGGATCAAGATGATGGAGAAGTCGCTGCCCACCATGACCTACCAGGCGTGGAGGAGGGATGCCCAG ACCGGACCTCCCCAATATCAGAGTAGTACTATCTTTGAGAATGCAACTCCAGAGGAAGTGAGGGACTTCTTTGGAGATGATGAGTTCCGGATGTCCAACAAGTGGGATGATATGCTTATCTATCATAAGACGCTGGAGGAGTGCCAGACAACCGGAACGATGAAAGTGCATTGGGTCCGAAAG TTCCCCTTCTTTTGCAGTGACAGAGAGTACATAATTGGTCGTCGGATATGGAAATTGGGTGGCGCCTACTATTGTGTCACAAAG GGTATACCATGCTCATCCATCCCACGGCGTAACAAACCTCGAAGAGTTGACTTGTATTACTCAAGCTGGTGCATCCGTGCAG TGGAATCAAAGAGAGGGAATGGAGGGTTGACAGCCTGTGAGATTCTCCTGTTCCACCATGAGGACATGGGTATCCCGTATGAGATTGCAAAGCTTGGGATTCGGCAAGGAATGTGGGGATGTGTAAAGAAAATTGAGCCTGGACTCCGGGCCTATCAGGAGGCCAGGGCTGCTGGGGAGCCAGCGTCAAAGAGTGCCTTGATGGCCCGGATCAACACTAAGGTTGGTGACAACTTTGTTCGGTCCCTGGAGTCCAACAGCCAGGAATCAGAAATCGTGGAAGCAGAAGAGAAACCGGCAAGAAACAATGTGGCGAGGTTCCTTGTACTTGGTGGCGCGGTGGCTCTGGCTTGTACCCTTGATCAAGGGCTCCTGACGAAGGCTCTCATCTTTGGCGTCGCGAGGAAATTCGTGGGGCAGAGGAAGACGTTGTAG
- the LOC101764624 gene encoding uncharacterized protein LOC101764624 — MPSSPAMASQHPPPRQELDLDAFLPSSPTSSTTSDADADHRRAVDDLLLLLSSSDSDSEESAPVPSTSSRALPRVQAPAPPAEPSPLRSPPASPSPRRSTSAAPSETLSSLVARTFSGNGASSSYSKPLPSLFRGVRPSPKPGAALAAAAAASRAVLTPHAAAIKSRRSVSAPVEKLLEEGSGSEASEELPSTGSLEAEVEEKGNSEVVPEPTEQTASGSGTEEFEEGKHVEVETEESSESMKLVEASTLDSVVADDFSGHEQTAENGSMVETDQVENQTAVVYEENAYDQTGDDNYVQSAQSMDPIGSVSEESFDDDREADRSNSIIEDQVESESLIDNVIKERMEQLEVSRKAEKNAEKKQKVSMKPLELAEELEKRQASFGQHWEEGAAAQPMQLEGIGKGPPAIGYMQIEMDNPVTRAMSSPSFRPDHGSPQVLAVHRSYIAMGTSKGAVIVIPSKYSIHQADDTDAKMLFFWNQGEKTQSPVTAMCFNQQGDLLLVGYGDGHMTIWDVQKATAAKVIYGEHTAPVVHVCFIRQSKAITGDSKGVVLLHTFSIIPVINRLTVKGTQRLFDGNTGIVLSACPLLVDESFGFSNSSSQGNQTTSSGGGGLGSMMGGVVGGVVGVDSGWKFFNESSSTVEDGVVVMFIMYQHALVVRLRTNIDHVDHIETFSRPDGAREGSIAYAAWKYTSSLNDSSSLDEERLSWLALAWDRQVQVAKFVKSKIVKHKEWKLDSAAIGVAWLDDQMLVVLNLRGQLCLFSKDGSELRRTTFVPDGLLFDDTILHHAHFSNRFGNPEKHFNSSVAVRGATVYILGPTFLTVSRLLPWKERIEALKRAGDWMGALDMAMRLYDGQTQGVVDLPRTVDSIREAIMPYLVELLLSYISYVFEYISIALSNHTGKGGDSDVLIEADRSLLTQREEQYARVGGVAVEYCVHIGRDDILFDTVFSKFVAAQSGGMFLEVLEPYILKDMLGSLPPEIMQALVEHYSGKGWLQRVEQCILHMDISSLDFNQVVRLCREHGLYGALIYLFNQGLSDFRTPLEELLSVVQNRNRKDAASTGYRMLVYLKYCFQGRAFPPGHGIIPRSRLHSVREELLQFLLEESKSLTSEVFKGFNASCGKCPNICYLLWMDTEATLEVLKCAFAQDSFEPGDEPSSTVNASVSEDEDGIIAENPGSQNNMVQNVLDDIIDIVGLENEVIRSVVMGTDDSEFWPSEKEFGYLIEFVSFFVSHKRAIASKRVVMHILTYLTSSYDDTRARTQKEKEVLQLFNALPQNDWNSDFVLNLCSDAHFHQACGLIFTTRNQNLSALDSYMKDRDEPFHAFIFIDKRLFELADDEALSFRTTVISRFPELVKLSRECAFVLVIDHFCDNIQQILAELRSDPHSLFLFLKTAIEVHLSGKLDFSGLSLRSNQTVELHYSSSDLEDYQKRLSNPSKLDHNPVSVDDELVELYLELLCQYERRSVLKFLETFDSYRLERCLHLCLDYGVTDAAAFLQERVGDVGSALALILAGLDEKISLFISSVENTFSGVASKSISETKQPDIVLEMSEAHPVLDALRASIGLCQRNSQRLDPEESQSLWFQLLDSFSEPLKRLYGSQDVNEKSARSKGMEVPIEHLKGKRPSQQMRISAKQRCLNVLRKIFSQFVGEIIEVMAGYIPLPAIMAKLLSDNGSQEFGDFKFVIHRMLSMYLYEKRILETAKSVIEDDSFYTLSLLKRGVCHGFAPQTFACCICNCSLSKEGAISAIRLFSCGHATHLQCESEQSRSSNRESKDGCPVCLSTSNTQGRNKSPMFDNGLVKYSGAELEASHGVHQTHEIDHAERSRGLQNMSRYEILSNLQKEQKSFHIETVPPLKLAPPAIYHEKIQKRTSLVGEPSKHSVRSQKPQKIWQMKEQKSKQAGNRLPQKSNVLR; from the exons atgccgtcgtcgccggcgatggcgtcgcagcacccgccgccgcgtcaGGAGCTCGACCTCGACGCgttcctcccctcctctccaacCTCCTCCACGACCTCCGACGCCGACGCTGaccaccgccgcgccgtcgacgacctcctgctcctcctctcctcgtcgGACTCCGACTCCGAGGAGTCCGCCCCCGTCCCCAGCACCAGCAGCCGAGCCCTACCCCGCGTCCaagccccggcgccgcccgccgaaCCCTCGCCGCTGCGTTCCCCGCCCGCGTCGCCGTCCCCGAGGAGATCCACATCCGCCGCGCCGTCGGAGACCCTCTCCTCCCTCGTCGCGAGAACCTTCTCCGGCAACGGCGCCTCGTCTTCCTACTCGAAGCCGCTTCCCTCGCTCTTCCGCGGCGTCCGTCCCAGCCCCAAGCCCGGCGCCGCGctagccgccgctgccgcggcatCCCGCGCGGTCCTTACCCCGCACGCGGCTGCAATCAAGTCCCGCCGATCAGTCTCGGCACCCGTCGAGAAGCTCCTGGAGGAGGGCAGTGGCTCCGAGGCCTCCGAGGAGCTCCCTTCCACTGGAAGCTTGGAAGCAGAGGTAGAAGAAAAGGGGAACTCGGAAGTGGTTCCTGAACCGACAGAGCAAACTGCCAGTGGGAGTGGGACTGAAGAATTTGAAGAGGGGAAACATGTGGAAGTGGAAACTGAAGAGAGTTCTGAGTCTATGAAGCTGGTGGAGGCGAGTACCCTTGATTCTGTAGTCGCTGATGATTTCAGTGGGCATGAGCAAACAGCTGAAAATGGCAGCATGGTGGAAACCGATCAAGTTGAGAACCAAACTGCAGTTGTCTATGAGGAAAATGCATATGACCAAACTGGAGATGATAATTATGTGCAATCAGCTCAGAGTATGGATCCAATTGGGTCCGTTTCTGAGGAAAGTTTTGATGATGATCGGGAGGCTGACAGATCCAACAGCATCATCGAAGACCAAGTGGAATCTGAGAGTTTAATTGATAATGTGATCAAGGAGAGAATGGAGCAGCTGGAGGTCAGCAGGAAGGCTGAGAAGAATGCAGAGAAGAAGCAGAAAGTGTCAATGAAACCGTTGGAGTTAGCAGAGGAGCTTGAGAAGAGGCAGGCCTCGTTTGGTCAACACTGGGAGGAAGGAGCAGCTGCGCAACCCATGCAATTAGAGGGGATCGGAAAGGGCCCACCAGCTATTGGTTACATGCAAATCGAGATGGACAACCCAGTAACTCGTGCCATGTCCTCCCCGTCATTTAGGCCGGACCATGGCTCTCCCCAGGTGCTGGCAGTTCATAGGAGCTATATAGCGATGGGCACGTCTAAAGGTGCTGTCATTGTCATTCCAAGCAAATACTCCATTCATCAAGCTGATGATACAGACGCAAAG ATGCTGTTCTTTTGGAACCAAGGTGAGAAGACTCAATCACCAGTGACTGCCATGTGCTTTAACCAGCAAGGGGATCTTCTGCTAGTAGGATATGGTGATGGTCATATGACAATTTGGGATGTACAAAAAGCTACAGCAGCAAAAGTCATATATGGTGAGCATACAGCACCAGTAGTGCATGTTTGTTTTATCCGCCAATCTAAGGCCATCACTGGGGATTCAAAAGGGGTAGTTCTGTTGCACACATTTTCCATTATCCCAGTAATTAATCGTTTGACTGTCAAGGGAACCCAG CGCCTTTTTGATGGAAATACTGGAATTGTGCTCTCAGCCTGTCCTCTTCTAGTGGATGAATCCTTTGGTTTTAGCAACTCATCTTCCCAAGGGAACCAAACAACttcctccggtggtggtggtcttGGCAGCATGATGGGTGGTGTTGTTGGAGGTGTAGTTGGAGTAGATTCTGGATGGAAGTTTTTCAATGAAAGCTCCTCCACAGTGGAGGATGGTGTTGTGGTCATGTTTATTATGTACCAGCATGCTCTTGTG GTTAGGCTCCGTACCAATATTGACCATGTTGACCATATTGAAACGTTCTCTAGACCAGATGGAGCACGAGAAGGCTCCATCGCGTATGCTGCATGGAAGTATACATCATCCTTGAATGATTCATCATCATTAG ATGAAGAACGGCTATCTTGGCTTGCACTTGCATGGGACCGCCAAGTGCAAGTGGCAAAATTTGTTAAATCAAAGATAGTTAAACACAAGGAATGGAAGCTTGATAGTGCAGCTATTGGTGTTGCCTGGTTAGATGACCAG ATGTTAGTTGTCCTTAATTTGAGAGGACAGCTCTGTTTGTTCTCTAAAGATGGCAGTGAGCTTCGTAGAACTACCTTTGTTCCGGATGGCCTTCTGTTTGATGACACCATATTGCACCATGCACATTTTTCTAACAGGTTTGGTAACCCAGAGAAGCATTTTAATAGTTCAGTAGCAGTAAGAGGTGCTACAGTGTACATTCTTGGGCCAACCTTTCTCACAGTTTCACGACTTCTCCCATGGAAAGAACGAATTGAAGCACTAAAGAGAGCTGGTGATTGGATGGGTGCACTGGACATGGCAATGAGACTTTATGATGGTCAGACACAGGGTGTTGTTGATCTCCCGAGAACAGTTGATTCTATTAGAGAGGCCATAATGCCATACTTAGTAGAGTTGCTTCTATCATATATAAGTTATGTCTTCGAATATATTTCAAttgcattgtcaaatcatactGGAAAAGGGGGAGACTCAGATGTTCTTATAGAGGCTGATAGGTCTCTGCTAACACAAAGAGAGGAACAATATGCTCGTGTAGGAGGGGTTGCAGTCGAGTATTGTGTGCATATTGGACGTGACGACATCCTTTTCGACACAGTCTTCTCTAAGTTTGTTGCGGCACAAAGTGGAG GCATGTTTCTGGAGGTACTAGAGCCCTATATATTGAAGGATATGCTTGGTTCTCTGCCCCCTGAG ATTATGCAAGCACTAGTGGAGCATTATAGTGGCAAAGGATGGTTGCAGCGAGTTGAACAATGCATTCTTCACATGGATATTTCTTCATTGGATTTTAATCAG GTGGTCAGACTGTGTCGTGAACATGGGCTATATGGTGCACTAATTTATTTGTTTAACCAAGGTCTGAGTGATTTCCGTACACCTCTAGAGGAACTTCTATCAGTCGTTCAGAATAGAAACAGAAAAGATGCTGCTTCTACTGG ATACAGGATGCTTGTTTATCTGAAATATTGCTTTCAGGGCCGAGCATTTCCCCCAG GGCATGGGATAATTCCCCGATCCCGCCTTCATTCAGTGAGGGAAGAACTGCTGCAATTTCTGCTTGAAGAGTCTAAGTCACTCACTTCTGAAGTATTTAAGGGTTTCAATGCTTCTTGTGGAAAGTGCCCAAACATATGCTATCTTCTTTGGATGGATACTGAAGCTACCTTGGAAGTTCTCAAATGTGCTTTTGCACAGGATAGTTTTGAGCCTGGAGATGAACCTTCTAGTACTGTCAATGCATCTGTCTCAGAGGATGAAGATGGCATTATCGCTGAAAACCCAGGGAGTCAAAATAATATGGTACAAAATGTATTGGATGACATCATTGACATTGTTGGTTTGGAAAATGAGGTGATTCGGTCTGTTGTTATGGGTACAGATGACTCAGAATTTTGGCCTTCAGAGAAGGAATTTGGCTATTTAATCGAGTTCGTGTCCTTTTTTGTTTCCCACAAAAGGGCTATTGCATCTAAAAGAGTTGTTATGCACATTCTCACTTATCTCACTTCGTCTTATGATGATACAAGAGCAAGGActcagaaagaaaaggaagtgCTTCAACTCTTCAATGCACTTCCCCAAAATGACTGGAATTCTGATTTTGTCTTGAACCTCTGTTCAGATGCTCATTTTCATCAG GCCTGTGGTTTGATATTTACAACCAGGAATCAGAATTTATCTGCTTTAGATAGTTACATGAAGGATAGAGATGAACCTTTCCATGCTTTTATCTTCATTGATAAAAGGTTATTTGAATTGGCTGATGATGAAGCTTTGTCATTTCGTACCACTGTAATATCTCGTTTTCCTGAGTTGGTCAAGCTGAGCAG GGAATGTGCATTTGTCTTAGTCATTGATCATTTCTGTGATAATATCCAGCAAATATTAGCAGAGCTTCGGTCTGATCCACACAgcctctttcttttcttgaaaACTGCTATTGAAGTACACTTGTCAGGAAAACTTGACTTCAGTGGGCTTAGTCTAAGAAGCAATCAAACTGTTGAACTTCATTACTCTTCCAGTGATCTTGAAGATTATCAGAAGAGGTTATCAAATCCCTCCAAGTTAGACCACAATCCTGTTTCCGTTGACGACGAGTTAGTTGAACTATATCTGGAG CTGTTGTGTCAGTATGAGCGAAGATCGGTTCTGAAGTTTCTGGAGACTTTTGACAGTTACAGATTAGAGCGGTGCTTGCATCTTTGCCTAGATTACGGAGTTACAGATGCTGCTGCATTTTTGCAAGAGAGGGTTGGTGATGTTGGGAGTGCCCTTGCACTTATCCTGGCTGGACTTGATGAGAAAATCAGCTTATTTATCTCTTCTGTGGAAAATACTTTCTCTGGTGTTGCATCAAAAAGTATCTCTGAGACTAAGCAACCAGACATTGTTCTAGAAATGAGTGAG GCTCATCCGGTGCTTGATGCTTTACGTGCCTCCATTGGGTTGTGCCAAAGAAATTCACAACGCTTGGACCCAGAGGAATCTCAGTCCCTTTGGTTCCAACTGCTTGACTC CTTCTCAGAGCCACTGAAAAGATTGTATGGAAGCCAGGATGTAAATGAAAAAAGTGCCAGGTCCAAGGGGATGGAAGTACCAATTGAACATCTGAAGGGAAAAAGACCATCACAACAAATGAGGATTTCAGCCAAACAAAGGTGCCTAAATGTTCTGCGGAAAATATTTTCACAATTTGTTGGAGAAATAATAGAGGTGATGGCTGGGTATATACCCCTACCAGCAATAATGGCGAAACTCTTATCTGATAATGGGAGTCAAGAGTTTGGTGATTTCAAATTTGTGATACACAGAATGTTATCTATGTATCTTTATGAAAAAAGAATACTG GAAACAGCTAAGTCAGTAATTGAGGATGACTCGTTTTATACCTTGAGCTTATTAAAGAGAGGAGTTTGTCATGGATTTGCTCCACAGACTTTTGCATGTTGCATATGCAACTGCTCACTTTCTAAAGAAGGTGCTATTTCAGCCATACGGTTGTTCAGTTGTGGGCATGCAACACATCTTCAGTGTGAGTCTGAGCAGAGCAGGTCATCCAATCGGGAATCTAAAGATGGATGCCCTGTCTGTCTCTCAACTAGTAATACGCAAGGCCGAAACAAATCGCCTATGTTTGATAATGGGCTAGTGAAGTATTCTGGGGCTGAACTTGAAGCGTCGCATGGCGTCCATCAGACTCATGAAATTGATCATGCTGAGAGATCTCGCGGGCTTCAAAATATGTCACGG tATGAAATACTGAGTAATCTTCAGAAAGAACAGAAGTCCTTCCATATAGAAACTGTACCTCCATTGAAACTTGCACCACCAGCTATATATCATGAGAAGATACAGAAGAGGACCTCTTTGGTGGGAGAACCTAGCAAACATTCGGTTAGAAGTCAAAAGCCCCAGAAAATATGGCAAATGAAGGAGCAAAAATCAAAACAGGCTGGGAATCGTCTTCCGCAAAAGTCAAATGTGCTCC GTTAA